In Ruminiclostridium papyrosolvens DSM 2782, the following proteins share a genomic window:
- a CDS encoding CotH kinase family protein, producing the protein MRKKLSTIAGILIFSLLTTNLVGFSTKAFAAETPDSSEYKQYEMPIVTINTDSDSKIDSKEVYTNAKISLINSDGKYEMSDIATSVKLRGNSSMYAEKKSYKIKFEEKQNLLNIGDGKAKTWCLISNCYDGSLLRNLTVYHFAEVLDGISYSPNCRSIELYVNKKYQGVYLLCEDVNINKNRVAISEEPDKVENNGYLVEMSRYAEDNKFDIDTATYEVKSDLSKTQSIKNQQINYISKYIEKAYNALKSGNEKDLRKYIDLDSLVDIYIGNEIVNNVDAGWDSFYVYKDAGGKLCFGPMWDFDLAMGNANCVMGFEAWSGFNPYNVLNVNANSNPWFCHALSKSWFRDLVKKRWNKLQGQINALPKSVIKEAQTNYKSYCRNFEKWDVLGKQVYIEPAEISALTTFKMHYNYLSSWLNKRIKWLTGYINSKDFKNGIFVNYKGKQLTANSNLLEISPILALSNTSDVDLTYKMLPDIGLAVSIKNAGAQSWNTQIAASGFMLEKGAEYVLSFDYSCSEPRQMPICIQQNYSPWTPYYSGELKATKEPQHYETVIKAPAADSNCALTISLGGNTFNGTDVTINNMSFVRKSK; encoded by the coding sequence ATGAGAAAAAAATTGTCAACTATAGCGGGAATACTGATTTTTTCTTTACTTACAACAAATTTGGTGGGGTTCAGTACTAAGGCCTTTGCTGCTGAAACACCTGACTCATCAGAATATAAACAGTATGAAATGCCAATTGTTACAATAAATACTGACTCAGATAGTAAAATTGATTCTAAAGAGGTTTACACTAATGCAAAAATAAGCCTGATTAATAGTGACGGTAAATATGAAATGTCTGACATAGCTACATCAGTAAAGCTGCGTGGAAACAGTTCTATGTATGCCGAAAAGAAGAGCTACAAAATAAAATTTGAAGAGAAGCAAAATCTTCTGAATATAGGTGATGGAAAAGCTAAGACGTGGTGTTTGATTTCAAACTGTTATGATGGGTCTCTTTTAAGAAATCTTACCGTATATCATTTTGCTGAAGTACTGGACGGTATTTCATATTCACCCAACTGTCGTTCTATAGAACTTTATGTAAATAAAAAATATCAAGGTGTATATCTGTTATGTGAAGATGTTAACATAAATAAGAACCGTGTGGCAATTTCTGAAGAACCGGATAAAGTTGAAAATAACGGTTATCTTGTTGAAATGAGCAGATACGCCGAAGATAATAAGTTCGACATTGATACGGCCACCTACGAAGTGAAAAGTGATTTATCCAAAACACAATCAATAAAAAATCAACAGATTAATTACATTTCAAAGTACATTGAAAAGGCTTACAATGCATTAAAAAGCGGCAACGAAAAGGATTTGAGAAAATACATAGACCTTGATTCTTTAGTGGACATATATATAGGCAATGAAATTGTAAATAATGTTGATGCAGGCTGGGATAGCTTCTATGTCTACAAAGACGCCGGAGGAAAGCTCTGTTTTGGCCCAATGTGGGATTTTGATTTGGCAATGGGTAATGCAAACTGTGTAATGGGGTTTGAAGCATGGTCAGGCTTTAATCCATATAACGTCCTCAATGTAAATGCAAATTCCAATCCATGGTTCTGCCATGCACTTTCAAAGAGCTGGTTCCGTGATTTAGTAAAAAAACGCTGGAATAAGCTGCAAGGTCAAATTAATGCCTTGCCTAAATCGGTTATAAAAGAAGCTCAAACAAATTACAAGTCTTATTGCAGAAACTTCGAAAAATGGGATGTATTAGGTAAACAGGTGTACATTGAGCCTGCCGAAATATCGGCGCTTACAACCTTCAAAATGCATTATAACTATCTTAGCAGTTGGTTGAACAAGCGTATAAAATGGTTGACCGGATATATAAACAGCAAGGATTTTAAAAATGGGATATTTGTAAACTACAAGGGAAAGCAATTAACCGCAAACTCAAATTTACTTGAGATAAGCCCAATTCTGGCTCTGTCAAATACATCGGATGTAGATTTAACCTATAAAATGCTACCTGACATAGGGCTGGCTGTCTCAATTAAAAATGCAGGAGCCCAAAGCTGGAATACTCAAATAGCTGCATCCGGCTTTATGCTGGAAAAAGGTGCGGAATACGTACTTTCTTTTGATTACAGTTGCAGTGAACCCCGTCAGATGCCAATATGTATTCAGCAGAATTATTCACCATGGACTCCATACTATTCAGGTGAGTTAAAAGCCACAAAGGAGCCACAACATTACGAGACAGTTATAAAAGCACCTGCCGCAGACTCCAACTGTGCTCTTACAATAAGCCTTGGGGGAAATACATTTAACGGTACAGATGTTACCATAAATAATATGAGTTTTGTGAGAAAAAGCAAGTAA
- a CDS encoding glycoside hydrolase family 9 protein: MLLSVSMIAGQFLLSSNALAMENTDSNSGTTSTAESKFTPKEGWEDYNYFNFAEALQKSIYFYDAEKCGPGVSGGKIEWRGDCHVGDCNIPLKNTSLSAEFIEKYRKILDPDGDGTVDVHGGFHDAGDHVRFGLPQSYTAGTLGWSFYEFRDAFKKSGQEEHMIDILKTFTDTFLRCSYLDENGDLIAFCYMVGEGDLDHSYWGPPELYPDNIPRPADFATAETPGSDVCGSTAAALATSYLNFKDDEPDYAKKCLTVAKAMYKFAKENRGMSNGDGYYTSAYDDDEMAWAAVWLYTCTGNMDYINDIMSVSEDGKYYTGYMKKIIPDTFNTNMWFNTWTHCWDAVWGGVFVELNALFPDNKLYDYIARWNTEYLSGGMAKHKEANDNGYTSTSPAGYTMINGWGSARYNTAAQLCALVYMEHHPDRTDFGAWAKNQMEYLMGRNPMGYSYIVGYGYEHGLPSAKHPHHRAAHGSKTLSMNDPPEHRHIIWGALVGGPDKEDYHQDVTTDFVYNEVAVDYNAAFVGACAGLYKYYGEGQQVIPNFPPKEPKTDDYYCEARIEREIKESSQVVIKLHNESSQPPHYETGMKARYFFNISELLACGQSIKDVEMTIAYDEQISLQQEPITYRGPIKWDDAGTYYYEFDWSGREIYGDRELAFTLTAKQDSNYMTHWNPTNDWSRKNLTSDYVLTKNVPVYMNGVLVYGEEAPKLTPTNPDDNPDTTPPSIKVQYKYGAAHNLTNTLRSTVNIVNNGTVPVNLSDIKLRYWFTCDGSEQNTFACEYAPCGAENVTGNCYKVDNAVGGADTYCEISFKDAAGKLVPGASTGDIPFRIDGSSDYDHTNDYSCNPKMESAYGDNEKITAYIKGELKYGVEPVVVNIKLGDVDGSGTVDAIDFALLKKFLLGSLQLDSESKIRADVNKDDSVNAIDLALLKKYILGTASEF, encoded by the coding sequence ATGCTTTTGAGTGTTAGCATGATTGCTGGACAATTTCTATTATCGAGTAATGCATTAGCAATGGAAAATACTGATTCTAATTCAGGTACTACTTCAACAGCAGAATCAAAATTCACTCCTAAAGAAGGATGGGAAGATTATAACTACTTTAATTTTGCTGAAGCATTGCAAAAATCAATTTACTTCTACGATGCAGAAAAATGCGGACCAGGGGTTTCAGGAGGTAAAATTGAATGGAGAGGCGATTGCCATGTGGGAGATTGCAATATTCCCCTTAAAAACACTTCTCTTTCCGCTGAATTCATAGAAAAGTATAGAAAAATACTCGACCCTGATGGGGATGGAACAGTAGATGTACATGGTGGATTCCATGATGCTGGAGACCATGTACGGTTTGGACTTCCTCAGAGCTATACAGCAGGTACTCTTGGATGGAGTTTCTATGAATTTAGAGATGCCTTCAAGAAATCAGGGCAAGAAGAACATATGATTGATATTTTAAAGACCTTTACTGATACCTTTTTACGTTGCTCCTATCTGGATGAAAATGGAGATTTGATTGCTTTCTGTTACATGGTTGGTGAAGGGGATTTAGATCACTCCTATTGGGGACCACCTGAATTATATCCCGATAATATACCAAGACCAGCAGATTTTGCCACTGCTGAAACTCCTGGTAGTGATGTTTGTGGTAGTACTGCTGCAGCACTTGCCACATCTTATTTGAATTTTAAGGATGACGAGCCTGATTATGCGAAAAAGTGTTTGACTGTTGCAAAGGCTATGTATAAATTCGCAAAGGAAAACAGAGGAATGTCTAATGGTGATGGTTACTATACATCAGCATATGACGATGATGAAATGGCTTGGGCTGCAGTATGGTTATATACTTGCACTGGTAATATGGACTATATAAATGATATTATGTCAGTATCAGAAGACGGTAAATATTATACTGGATATATGAAAAAAATTATACCAGATACCTTTAACACAAATATGTGGTTCAACACATGGACTCATTGTTGGGATGCAGTATGGGGAGGAGTGTTCGTAGAGCTGAATGCTTTATTCCCAGACAATAAGTTATATGACTACATTGCTCGTTGGAATACAGAGTATTTGTCTGGTGGTATGGCGAAGCATAAGGAAGCCAACGATAATGGCTATACTTCAACATCACCTGCAGGATATACGATGATAAATGGATGGGGATCAGCTCGTTACAATACGGCTGCTCAATTATGCGCACTTGTATATATGGAACACCACCCTGATAGAACAGATTTTGGAGCATGGGCAAAGAATCAGATGGAATACCTTATGGGAAGAAATCCAATGGGGTACTCATACATAGTTGGGTACGGCTATGAACATGGCTTGCCTTCTGCAAAACATCCGCATCACAGGGCGGCTCATGGATCAAAAACATTGAGTATGAATGACCCGCCAGAACACAGGCATATTATATGGGGTGCTCTTGTTGGCGGGCCTGATAAGGAGGATTACCATCAGGATGTAACAACTGATTTCGTTTACAATGAGGTTGCTGTTGACTATAATGCTGCATTTGTAGGTGCTTGTGCGGGATTATATAAATACTACGGTGAGGGACAGCAGGTAATACCTAATTTTCCACCAAAAGAACCAAAGACTGACGATTACTATTGCGAGGCACGTATAGAAAGAGAGATTAAGGAAAGCTCACAGGTAGTTATTAAATTACACAATGAGTCAAGCCAGCCTCCACATTATGAAACAGGTATGAAAGCAAGATATTTCTTTAATATTAGTGAACTGCTTGCATGCGGACAGTCCATAAAGGATGTTGAAATGACTATTGCTTATGATGAACAGATTTCACTGCAGCAGGAACCTATTACCTATAGAGGTCCAATAAAGTGGGATGATGCTGGAACCTATTATTATGAATTTGATTGGAGCGGCAGAGAAATATATGGGGATAGAGAGTTGGCATTTACGTTAACAGCAAAACAGGATTCAAATTATATGACACATTGGAACCCAACTAATGACTGGAGCAGAAAGAATCTTACCAGTGATTATGTGTTAACTAAAAATGTTCCCGTATACATGAATGGCGTTCTAGTATATGGGGAGGAAGCTCCAAAACTTACTCCAACAAATCCTGATGATAACCCAGATACTACACCGCCTTCAATAAAGGTTCAGTATAAGTATGGCGCAGCTCACAACCTAACAAATACATTAAGGTCTACAGTTAATATAGTAAATAATGGAACTGTTCCTGTAAATTTATCAGACATAAAGCTACGCTATTGGTTTACATGTGATGGTAGTGAGCAGAATACATTTGCATGTGAATATGCACCTTGCGGTGCTGAAAATGTAACGGGTAATTGCTACAAAGTAGACAATGCTGTGGGGGGTGCCGATACATATTGTGAGATTTCATTTAAAGATGCTGCAGGCAAACTTGTACCAGGCGCAAGCACAGGAGATATACCTTTTAGGATAGATGGCTCGTCCGATTATGACCATACAAATGATTATTCATGTAATCCTAAAATGGAAAGTGCTTATGGGGATAATGAAAAAATCACTGCTTATATCAAGGGTGAACTCAAGTACGGAGTTGAACCTGTGGTTGTTAATATCAAGCTCGGAGATGTAGATGGTAGTGGTACTGTAGATGCTATTGACTTTGCATTACTGAAAAAATTTCTCTTAGGTTCTTTACAATTGGATTCAGAGAGCAAAATCAGAGCAGATGTAAATAAGGATGATTCAGTTAATGCAATAGACCTTGCATTACTCAAAAAGTATATCCTTGGAACAGCATCTGAATTTTAG
- a CDS encoding glycoside hydrolase family 9 protein yields MSRVTKGRKKRLSILLAIALLAGQIFSAVSVSAEAPPATFTPAEGWENYNYFNFAEALQKSLYFYDAEKCGEAAGYDKGGKLEWRGSCHEADAKIPLKYTNLSAAFLEKYKGLIDPDGDGTVDVHGGFHDAGDHVRFGLPQSYTAGTLGWGFYEFRDSYKAIGEEEHIIDILKYFTDTFLRCSYLDKDGNLIAFCYMVGEGDVDHCYWGPPELYPEEYQKTRPADFATAETPGSDVCASTAAALCTSYLNFKDSEPEYAEKCLKVAKAMYEFAKKYRGKAAGDGYYTSDYDEDELAWAAVWLYQCTGNMDYIKDIDSVDEKGNYTGYMKRIIPETYNTNTWYNSWTHCWDAVWAGTFLKLNELLPDNELFNFIASWNVEYLSGGDAKHKDPNDHNYYKTSPAGYTMINGWGSARYNTAAQLCALVYMKHHPERTDFGEWAKKEMEYLMGRNPMGYSYIVGYGYEQGLPFAHHPHHRAAHGSKTNSMNDPVEHRHILWGALSGGPDSSDYHIDSTTEYAYNEVAVDYNAAFVGALAGLYKYYGQGQKPIANFPPKEPRTDDYYCEARVARETTDSTQVVLKIHNESSQPPHYETGMKARYYFNIKELLKSGQDIDDVIFSIEYDEQISMQQDPIKLTGPFKWDEAGTYYYEFDWSGSKIYGDRELQISFRAKQDPNYLTHWDSSNDYSKKNLTTTYAVTKNIPVYLDGTLVYGEEAPKLDPSTDPEDPDNTPPSISVSYKCGTADVMKNTIRSSINIKNTGTVPINLSDIKLRYWFTNDGNQQNSFTCEYAALGSGNVTGNFSNISSPVPGADTYCEIGFTSAAGKLSPGGSTGAIPFRIEGASDYDKTNDYSYDSKMTELGDNTKMTGYIKGELKYGVEPVVVNIKLGDVDGSGTIDSIDFALMKKHILGSTQLDSESKIRADVNKDNEVNSIDLALLKKYLLGTISSFS; encoded by the coding sequence ATGTCAAGAGTTACAAAAGGAAGGAAAAAGCGACTGTCGATCTTGCTGGCTATTGCGCTTTTAGCTGGACAGATTTTTTCGGCAGTTTCGGTATCGGCGGAAGCTCCGCCAGCTACGTTTACTCCGGCTGAGGGCTGGGAAAACTACAACTATTTCAACTTTGCAGAAGCACTACAGAAATCACTTTATTTTTACGATGCAGAGAAATGCGGCGAAGCAGCCGGTTATGACAAAGGAGGAAAGCTTGAATGGAGGGGTTCATGCCATGAAGCAGATGCAAAGATACCCTTGAAGTACACTAACCTGTCCGCTGCTTTTTTAGAAAAGTATAAAGGTTTAATTGATCCTGACGGAGACGGTACAGTAGATGTACACGGAGGCTTCCACGATGCAGGAGACCATGTCCGCTTCGGTCTTCCACAGAGCTATACCGCCGGTACCCTTGGCTGGGGCTTCTATGAATTCAGGGATTCCTACAAGGCAATAGGCGAAGAAGAACATATAATTGATATTTTGAAATACTTTACCGATACCTTCTTGCGCTGTTCCTATCTTGATAAGGATGGAAATCTAATTGCATTTTGCTATATGGTAGGAGAAGGTGACGTTGACCACTGTTACTGGGGCCCGCCGGAACTTTATCCCGAAGAGTATCAGAAGACCAGACCTGCTGATTTTGCAACTGCAGAAACTCCGGGAAGTGATGTATGTGCCAGTACTGCCGCAGCACTTTGTACATCATATCTGAACTTTAAAGATTCAGAGCCTGAATATGCAGAAAAGTGCTTGAAGGTTGCAAAAGCCATGTATGAATTTGCTAAAAAATACAGAGGCAAGGCCGCTGGTGATGGCTACTATACTTCTGATTATGATGAAGACGAGCTGGCATGGGCTGCTGTATGGCTTTATCAGTGTACAGGAAATATGGATTACATAAAAGATATTGATTCAGTTGATGAAAAGGGAAACTATACAGGGTATATGAAGAGAATTATACCTGAAACCTATAATACCAATACCTGGTATAATTCATGGACTCATTGCTGGGATGCAGTATGGGCAGGAACCTTCTTAAAGCTCAATGAATTGTTACCCGACAATGAATTATTCAACTTTATTGCAAGCTGGAACGTAGAATATTTGTCCGGCGGTGATGCAAAGCATAAAGATCCAAATGACCATAACTATTATAAAACATCACCTGCCGGATATACCATGATAAACGGCTGGGGTTCTGCTCGTTACAATACTGCTGCACAGTTATGTGCTCTTGTTTATATGAAGCATCATCCTGAAAGAACTGATTTCGGTGAATGGGCAAAGAAGGAGATGGAATACCTTATGGGAAGAAATCCTATGGGATATTCATATATAGTAGGCTACGGCTATGAACAGGGACTTCCTTTTGCACATCATCCACATCACAGAGCAGCACATGGCTCAAAAACCAACAGTATGAATGACCCTGTGGAACACAGACATATATTGTGGGGCGCTTTGTCAGGGGGGCCGGATTCAAGTGATTATCATATAGATTCAACTACCGAGTATGCTTACAATGAAGTTGCAGTTGACTATAATGCTGCTTTTGTTGGCGCTTTAGCCGGATTGTATAAATACTACGGACAGGGACAAAAACCAATAGCCAACTTCCCGCCAAAGGAACCAAGAACTGATGATTACTACTGTGAAGCTCGTGTAGCAAGAGAAACTACTGACAGTACACAGGTAGTTTTAAAAATTCATAATGAATCCAGTCAACCACCTCATTACGAAACAGGCATGAAGGCAAGATATTACTTTAACATTAAAGAATTGTTAAAAAGTGGACAAGATATAGACGATGTAATATTTTCAATAGAGTATGATGAGCAGATTTCCATGCAGCAGGATCCTATCAAGCTCACAGGGCCTTTCAAATGGGATGAAGCAGGAACATACTATTATGAATTTGATTGGAGCGGAAGTAAAATATATGGAGACAGAGAACTTCAAATATCTTTCCGTGCAAAGCAGGATCCAAATTATCTGACCCATTGGGATTCTTCAAACGACTACAGTAAGAAAAACCTGACAACCACGTATGCAGTAACAAAGAATATACCTGTATACTTGGACGGGACTCTGGTATATGGAGAAGAAGCTCCAAAGCTTGATCCGTCTACCGACCCTGAAGATCCCGATAATACACCGCCATCAATAAGTGTCTCCTACAAGTGCGGTACTGCAGATGTGATGAAAAATACCATAAGGTCTTCAATCAATATAAAGAATACCGGAACAGTTCCCATAAATCTGTCTGATATAAAGCTTCGTTATTGGTTTACAAATGACGGGAACCAGCAGAACTCCTTTACATGTGAATACGCAGCGTTGGGAAGCGGCAATGTCACAGGTAATTTCTCCAATATAAGCAGTCCTGTTCCGGGTGCCGACACCTATTGTGAAATCGGTTTTACAAGTGCAGCCGGAAAGCTCTCACCGGGAGGAAGTACCGGGGCTATACCATTCAGAATAGAGGGCGCGTCAGATTATGACAAGACAAACGACTATTCATATGATTCAAAAATGACTGAACTTGGCGATAATACAAAAATGACAGGTTACATAAAGGGTGAACTCAAGTACGGAGTTGAACCTGTGGTTGTTAATATCAAGCTCGGAGATGTAGACGGCAGTGGAACTATAGATTCTATAGATTTTGCATTAATGAAAAAACATATTCTTGGTTCTACGCAATTGGACTCAGAGAGCAAAATCAGAGCGGACGTAAATAAAGATAATGAAGTTAATTCAATTGACCTTGCATTACTCAAAAAGTATCTTCTGGGAACAATATCTTCATTCTCGTAG
- a CDS encoding sulfite exporter TauE/SafE family protein yields the protein MITTKVIILFISVLAGFLGSLLGLGGGIIITPALTLMLGIDIKYAIGASIISVIATSSGSAIAYLKDRITNVRVGMFLEIATTTGALTGAFLAGLFSTKYLYLIFGLLLLYSAISMFNKRKQELPKDISPSPLAEKLKLSGAYYDKVLSETVEYNVTGVYGGFGMMYAAGIISGLLGIGSGIFKVMAMDSFMKLPMKVSTATSNFMIGVTAAASAGIYLSRGNINPGIAAPVALGVLLGASIGTKVMQRLKSSTLRLVFIPVLLYVSIEMIVKGVKL from the coding sequence ATGATAACAACTAAAGTCATTATATTATTCATATCAGTATTGGCGGGTTTTCTGGGCTCGCTCCTTGGGCTTGGGGGTGGAATAATTATAACCCCCGCACTCACTCTTATGCTAGGCATTGATATTAAATATGCAATCGGTGCAAGTATAATTTCGGTTATAGCTACTTCAAGCGGTTCTGCTATTGCATATCTTAAAGACAGAATAACTAATGTAAGAGTTGGAATGTTTCTTGAAATTGCTACAACAACAGGAGCTCTTACAGGTGCTTTTTTAGCAGGTTTGTTCAGTACAAAATACCTGTATCTTATATTTGGCTTACTGCTTTTATACTCCGCTATCAGCATGTTTAATAAAAGAAAACAGGAACTTCCCAAAGATATTTCACCCTCACCGTTGGCTGAAAAATTGAAACTTAGTGGTGCCTATTATGACAAGGTACTCTCGGAAACGGTGGAGTACAATGTGACAGGAGTTTACGGTGGCTTTGGAATGATGTATGCAGCAGGAATTATTTCTGGACTTCTTGGTATAGGCAGCGGTATTTTCAAAGTAATGGCTATGGACTCTTTTATGAAACTGCCTATGAAGGTTTCAACGGCAACAAGTAATTTTATGATAGGTGTTACCGCTGCCGCCAGCGCAGGGATTTATCTTTCAAGAGGTAATATTAATCCCGGTATTGCCGCACCTGTAGCATTGGGTGTTCTCCTAGGTGCTTCTATAGGTACAAAAGTAATGCAAAGGTTAAAAAGTTCAACTCTGAGACTGGTATTTATTCCTGTTTTGCTTTATGTATCAATAGAAATGATAGTTAAAGGGGTGAAATTATGA
- a CDS encoding DUF1634 domain-containing protein: protein MKSKIEGTEIFISKILRIGVIVSALVIGFGLILLFATGKSGYPGSSFPTSPVDIFRGLAVLKPYAVILTGLLILIITPVFRVGISIFTFLKEKDYTYVIITAIVFVILIISFLLGKVE from the coding sequence ATGAAATCAAAAATTGAAGGCACCGAGATATTTATAAGCAAAATTCTGAGAATTGGAGTAATTGTCAGTGCTTTAGTAATAGGCTTCGGGCTTATACTCCTTTTTGCAACGGGTAAGAGCGGTTATCCCGGAAGCTCCTTTCCAACGTCCCCGGTTGATATTTTCAGAGGCTTGGCGGTATTAAAACCTTATGCGGTGATTCTTACGGGATTGTTGATTTTAATAATTACTCCGGTTTTCAGAGTCGGTATATCCATTTTTACATTCCTGAAAGAAAAAGATTATACGTATGTAATTATAACAGCAATAGTTTTTGTTATTTTGATTATTAGTTTTTTACTTGGAAAAGTTGAATAA
- a CDS encoding C40 family peptidase: MSSSYTKLLTGCMLSVLLFFVSTDVIASNSRPEAAIKSIDIRNTQILDPIDYDGYIVRMVVDYAKEFVGVKYVYGGTNPQGFDCSGFIGYVYKNFGVKLARSAQNMYSNGKNVPKNALKAGDILFFDASTRNRAGAVDHVGIYLGGDAFIHASSSKGSVRIQKLSQYKGLYIGAKRVILQ; encoded by the coding sequence ATGTCAAGCAGCTATACAAAGCTTCTGACAGGCTGTATGTTGAGCGTATTACTCTTTTTTGTTTCAACTGACGTAATAGCATCAAACAGTCGGCCAGAGGCTGCAATAAAAAGTATTGATATAAGAAATACACAGATTTTAGACCCAATTGATTATGACGGATACATTGTAAGAATGGTTGTTGATTATGCAAAGGAATTTGTGGGAGTAAAATATGTTTATGGTGGGACAAATCCCCAAGGCTTTGACTGTTCAGGTTTTATCGGGTATGTTTATAAAAATTTCGGTGTAAAACTGGCCAGGTCTGCGCAAAACATGTACTCCAACGGTAAAAATGTACCTAAAAATGCATTAAAAGCAGGTGATATACTGTTTTTTGATGCTTCAACCAGAAACAGAGCCGGAGCAGTGGATCACGTAGGTATTTATTTGGGCGGTGATGCTTTCATCCACGCCTCCTCTTCAAAAGGTTCCGTCCGTATACAAAAATTATCCCAGTATAAAGGGTTATATATAGGTGCCAAAAGAGTCATTCTCCAATAA
- a CDS encoding tyrosine recombinase XerC: MKNIYDFEMPAVLRDFLNYMQTIKGKSINTIQVYFYDLRIFFRFLKIHRNIVDKNLEFDTIEITDIDIPLLKTVTLSDLYTYMSFVSNKRDNTSHARARKVASLKSFFNYLSTKAKLLDINPTIELESPKILKRLPRYLNFDESKKLLTSVTEANHEYSVRDYAIITIFLNCGIRLSELVGINLYNIKDNTLTVFGKGGKERSIPLNKACLQAIEDYMKIRPVNGLKDKSALFISRRNQRISKESVQKIVKRYIKEAGLDPQRYSTHKLRHTAATLMYKYGNVDIRALQEILGHESISTTEIYTHLDQQQLKEAVNKHPLSDFSVNIKM; this comes from the coding sequence ATGAAAAATATTTATGATTTTGAAATGCCTGCAGTTTTAAGAGATTTCTTGAACTACATGCAAACTATAAAGGGTAAATCTATAAACACCATTCAGGTGTATTTTTATGATCTTCGGATATTCTTCCGTTTTCTGAAAATACATAGAAATATAGTTGATAAAAATCTCGAATTTGACACTATCGAAATCACAGATATTGATATACCTCTTTTAAAGACGGTTACACTCAGTGATTTATATACATATATGTCCTTTGTCAGCAACAAAAGAGACAATACCTCTCATGCACGTGCAAGAAAGGTTGCCAGTCTCAAATCCTTTTTCAACTACCTTTCCACAAAGGCAAAGCTGCTGGACATTAATCCTACTATTGAATTGGAATCTCCAAAGATTTTGAAGAGACTCCCCAGATATCTCAATTTTGATGAGAGTAAAAAGCTCTTAACCTCTGTAACTGAAGCTAATCATGAATATTCAGTGAGAGACTACGCTATAATTACAATTTTTTTAAACTGCGGAATACGTCTTTCAGAACTGGTTGGAATAAATCTTTATAATATCAAGGATAATACTCTGACGGTATTCGGAAAAGGTGGTAAAGAACGCAGTATACCTTTAAATAAAGCATGTCTTCAGGCTATTGAAGACTATATGAAGATACGTCCCGTAAACGGTCTCAAAGACAAAAGTGCTTTGTTTATAAGCAGGAGAAATCAGCGAATCAGCAAGGAATCCGTACAAAAAATAGTAAAAAGATACATAAAAGAAGCCGGCCTTGATCCTCAGCGTTATTCTACTCACAAGCTTAGACATACTGCGGCAACCCTGATGTACAAATACGGAAACGTTGATATCAGAGCCTTGCAAGAGATACTTGGCCACGAAAGTATTTCTACTACTGAAATATATACTCATTTGGACCAACAGCAGCTAAAAGAAGCTGTAAATAAGCATCCCCTTTCGGATTTTAGTGTGAACATAAAAATGTAG
- a CDS encoding acyl carrier protein codes for MKKEEIFQLIICHSCEVIPELEGYEFKPSDRLVDLGANSVDRAEIITMTLESLSLQIPRVELFGANNIGELADVLYKKLQSV; via the coding sequence ATGAAAAAAGAAGAGATTTTTCAGCTTATCATATGCCACAGTTGTGAGGTAATTCCAGAATTGGAAGGCTATGAATTTAAGCCCAGCGATCGATTGGTGGACCTAGGGGCAAACTCTGTGGACCGGGCTGAGATTATAACGATGACACTGGAGTCTTTGTCCCTACAAATTCCTCGTGTGGAGTTATTTGGAGCAAACAACATAGGAGAATTAGCGGATGTGCTCTACAAGAAATTACAATCAGTCTAA